The Mustelus asterias chromosome 27, sMusAst1.hap1.1, whole genome shotgun sequence genome segment AAAGGACAATAGGCATGTTAAAAGCATTACAGTGCAACACTATACCCAAATATTTTTCCATGCTTCATTTTCAATTGTTTAAAATCCAGTTACTCGTTTGTGGGCTAGACACTAAACTATAAAATAGTCTTCCAAAATACTGCCCAATTGTACTGATTCATGTGGATTTTATATCTCCATACAAAAAAGTGTTTCAGCCATTTCAACATTAGCAGATCACAAAATGCAGGCAAAACATCTTAAGTTTTTTTATTAAATGTATAATAGTCATTTGTTGGATAGCTAATAGAATACAGTAATCTATAGATTAATCCCATCTTTAACAAAGGGGTGCCTATTTATATTTGTTCAAGGTGTTATTGTGTCTTTTCCCTCCTTTTAAGATTGTGGATTCCCTCCTGGGAGGAACTCCCTACCAGGGAATGGGACCCTGGCTGCTTGGTACAGCCTCACCGGCTACTCTCGCACACAATGACTAGACAATGTCAGCTGATCACCCAtttacaaattttttaaaaaaatgattgaaGGGCATTGTAAACAGTAAGTGACCAGCCCGGTTGCCGATAAGCCAGGCAAATGCCACGTTCTGGTATCTGAAGTTAATTAAATTTAGAGACGTTTACAAACTGGTCACTCAAGCTCAGCACTAATCAAAGAGAAGCCCCGACTTCAAAAGCTCCATTAACAAGTCTACATACATTCCCACAGATCTACCGTCTGGAAGATATCAGTTTTGTTGACTCCATACACCTCAGCCGCGGTCAGAAATCGGGACACCTGTTCCATTTGTTTAAAGGCCTTGTCACTGTCTTGAATCTTCTTAATGGGTTTCTTGTCCTCAGAATAGAGACTGTTCATCAGCAGGCTCAGTACCTGCAACGGAAGAAGTATTTTATGATATTGTATCACACCATACAGTATATAGCAACAGCAGACTGTTCTCCACTGAAATAAGTGCAATGAAATGGGAGCGCTGGATCCCCAATTGAGACATCATTGCCAACCATAAAATAACTTAATCCCTTCCTTTTTAATGATAGAAACCACTGGTACATGGATTATAATTAcacatgaaaaaaaaaatctaactAGGAGCAGGCCATATGGTTAACACAAGCCTGCAGCCAGTCagcaagatcacggctgatctcaacTCCCAATCCTTATATCCAAGAATCTATTGATCAAGAGTTTGAAGATACCTAGCCCAGAACGATGCAATATTGTCGCTCATGTGCATCATTCCCATTCTACAATGGATATAAGTTGCACTTACTGTAGCAGCTTGCCATTATAGCCAATGTGTTTCAGAGTCAGAGTCTGGGTTGGGGCACGTGGATCACGTGGCAATGGGATCAAATCAGAACTGCAGCACGAGACCAGTGAGCTTTTGAAATATTGCATGCCATTCAGCTGCTTTCATGTATGACACTGCACAGTTAGTGATGAGGACTGCGTACCCTACTAATGAAGTTTAAAAAAGGTACAAATCCAGATGCCCAGGAATAATGAAAGTCTTAATTTGAAATTGCCGAATGTCTGGCACTCAGTACATCCCCAATATCGGAGATGCTCAGCCAAGTGGTTACTAGTTTCCATTAGGCAATACTAAAGGGGCTATAGGAATGCCAACTCTTCATAACTTTTTATTTTCATTGAACCAATCCTTGAAGATACATTCCTTCAAGAAGATACTCACTGTGCCATCTTTGAGCCAGACTTGGAAACCAGATCTCCCTGGCTCAGGTCGACCCACACTTGCCCCACATTGAGCAATAACCCACTCCACTAGCCGCTCCTCCAGTTCTGGTTCATACTTCTTCTCAATCTTATTTCGAATGTCCCTACTAAGTCCATAAGCAGGTCCTGAATTGGCCATCTTTAGCAGTTAATTAATACCTGTGGCAGAAGCAGATTGAGTTAGGAACAATACTAGGAAGAAAAGGCTTGAATTTATATTACACTTTCAATGAACATCAGATGTTTAAAGCAAagccactgttgtgatgtagtaAATGCAACAGCCAACAGAgtggtgataatgaccagatagttatgatgttgattgaaagACAATATTGGCCAGGAGAACAGGGACATCTATCCTTGAAAGATTGGCATGGAACACTTTATATCCATCAAATCAGGTATAGggtaacatctcattcaaaagacatcagtactgcaatggagtgagggtctcagtagtgctcaagctctggagtgggacttgaacctgaaaTTTGcaattcagaggcaagagtgctatcaCTGAAGGAGACTTTGAACACAAATATCACCAAGTGCTTTTACAACCAATCTGACAGGGAAATGCAAAATCCATTTTTGCATGCATGGAGATCCAAAGACAAGCCACAAGACCAGATGGAAATGGTTGCAATATTGGTTAAGGCACTGGACAGGtgtgctatgggatcttttacatgtgCTCATGTAGGGTTTGAAGCCATAACAGGGGAAAGAGTGATTAGTTTCAAGTACTAGTATCAGTAGATGAAAAATGGAAATTCAACAACAGATTAGCTCTAGTTGAGTAATTGGAAGGACTACAGTGAGGGTTGAGATGGAaaattgaatggaagaatctacaAGGCAGTTGAGATGCTAACCTGGTTATACAAATGCAGGAACTTGGGCAACATTCATCAACACAAGAGGGATAAGTACATCAAGGACTGGATACTAATGGGAAATGACAAATCAGGAAGTCAATGAAGAGTGTGGGATCAAAGAGAAATGAAAAGGGATTGAACTGGCTAGCCATCTGTtgaagggagagcgagagaggaaaaCGTAGAAGTAGTGAATGACGGAGGGGCCAGATGGAAAGATGCAGGAAAGATTCAAACAATAGGATTGTTGTGACTGAGATGAAGGGTGTTCAACCATGAATCTGGCTACCAAGTAAAAACAGATGCTGGAAGGTGTCAGTGGAGAGTCTGGGGACGCTCAGGACATGATGAATTAAACAGAAATCAGCCACCAAACACCACCCACACCCCAACTCCCCAAAGCAAATCAACACAAcatcacttttaaaaaaaattatatctGGCAGCTTTACAATATGCCAATGCGATTATATTTATGACTGCTTAGCTACTGATGTTTGAACTTTACAAATGATTAACGTTTTTGTTCTCCTTCATCTACATTCTTGATGCAGAATGGCAATTCACATTCCAACTACAGTATTAAACAAGTTGCCACAAGGAGATTAGGCATGAAGAGGAGACTGCAATCCAACCAAACATAGGATCCATTTTCCTTTTGACAGTATTGCAAGAAAGAAAGCAGTTGTGAATATTAGTTAGCTTTCCTTTAGTGTTGAAAGAAGTAGGTTACACTAACTGCATGGCAAGTTGGTTGAACTACTTGCCAAGTGCATGATGCTCCATACTATTGGTTATGGACTTGCAGGGTATGGACATTCCTAGGAGACAAGGGCCCTGAAAAAATTGCTTCCCTTTTGTTGCAATCCTCCATGTTTTGTTCACAAGTGATCCATGAACAGGTCAGTAGGTTTGACCTTCTAGCTAAAACAAATGGGCCATTGGAGTTAATGATCAAACTTGcagtgtgtccagttctggttagCAAGGGAAAGGTTCAAGAGTTGGAGGCAATGCAGAAAGGTTGCTTATGTCAGGGTCTAAGCTGGACTTGACAGTCTGGGAAATAGATATAGTGGAAGAGAGTTCCTGTGGCAGCATCCACatcagtctggagctatggataatgGAGGCTCCAAACATCTTTCCATCACCAGGTTGACCAGGAATCCCCTGCTCTCATCAGGATGGCATGTTGAAAGGAATTGCAATTTAatattcaacctgtttggctgcattaaGAACACCTTCCCATGAGCATCAGGtcttggggtgggactcaaacctacAACTTCTTGGCTCAAAGGCAGGGTCTCCTGCACTATAGAAATACTCTGAATATTAGAGTGTGAATGTTCAAACTAGTATGTCATgggaggatttttttttcaaaaaaagggGAAGACGAATGGAATAACCTCCAGTTAGGGTGGTCAAGACAATCATGGGTTACTAAAAAGGGAGATATGTTAGAATTGAGGAGTTGAAGTGGCCTTTCTAATCCCCAATCCTGTGCTAACCAGACCCACCTCAATAGCTCCATTTATTGTTGAAGGCCATAGTCTTGTGTTAAACTTGGATAGATCATTTTCACCCTGCTGCATATCTGGTACAATGGATGCACAAGTCCACAcctttctctccccacagctaTTTTTGATATGTCATTCCATTAGCCTCACTGTTAAACACCTATTCCCCACCTTGTCACTGTTAAACTCTTATTCTCCCCCGGTTACAGGCTGCTACCACCACGGAAGGCCCTAGGTTTCCAGATAAAACCACCTTTTGTTACAAGCAATAGTCCAAATACCTCACCACAATACCATGTCCCATTTGTGTCAACAGGTTTCAGCTTTTTCTTTAAGGCTGCAAAAAAACTTTAGTCTTAAGATATTTGTCTATTCCAGGGACAAAGGTGGCCAAAGGAGATGGAAAAAAACCCTCAAGATGCAAGCCATCTTACCATAACCCAGTCAGCTACATCTTCACACAATTGCATTCCAATACAAATGTTTTAAAATGGATTTGAGATTGCTGGTGAGGGTTCAAGAGATTCCTAACATGAAGATAACTATCCATCAGAACACAGATGTTACTGACCCAATTCtccctgcacagatgctgcctgaccaacTAAGTATTTTCTACTTTTTCCCCAGTGTCACTGCAAAATTAAACCTGGCCTGGGAACAGGCCATTGGCTCAGCTCTCCTGATTCTCTCATGTCCGAGAGTTGACCAAGGATGAGTAGCACCAGAAGATCTTTCAACTGGCCTATACTTGGTGCTTCTGTTATGGCCATGGAAAGATAACAAGGCAAAGGATAGGCTGATGGTTGGTGTACTTTGCCAAAGCTTGTCCCCCAATGGGTATGAATGACAAGGTTAATACAAAAGATCACTCTCCCAATTAAAGCTGTCAGAATGCTGCCCAATGGCAGGCAAATCAAACAAAGGCCCAGAAATTCCATTAGGATTCTCTGGTGGGAAGTCAGCAGAACCCACTGATAACTAGTTGAGTTTCCAAAAGGGTTCTATCCCATACTAACATAAGGCACCCATCCAATTCCATGTCATCTTTCCTCTTTTCTCCCCCTCCCAAAAACAACTAAGCTGAAATAGCAATTAACTCTACCAGAGGGGTTTTTAAAAAGTCATGGACTTAGATAGAAATGGTTTCAAATTCAAAAACCAACCATACAAGTGGAGACAAAGTTCCACTATATGCCAGGAAATATTTATTTTCAGTCATTATCTTGCTATGGGGATACAGGAAACACCACAATTCATGGATACCAAAGTTGCCCATTAGTGGCGAGTGTAATGAATGATAAGACTACCACCACATTGTATGTTCCTCTGGAATTTACCAGTATTTTGCGGGCAATTGAAAGGATAAGGTTAGGTAACTAGTGTACTGGGTGGCACCATGAATGAATGGTCCTTTTAACCCAACTTCCTATATTCCAAATTAACTgaaaaatctttttttaataaaaaAGGGACAAATTAACAGGTACCCCATTCATTGGATAGCAATCCAACATCAACTTCACCAGGTTGCAACATGCCAGACCTATCTCAGCAATCTGGTTTTGATTATAGTTTATGGTCAGGCTTGTTATGATGGCCTTGATGTATCTCAAGGTTTCCCACGTGATACTCAATGCAGCCAAGTACAAAGTCACTTTGATAACACAAGCAACTGTTTAGAGTACCATTCAACTCCAGTTGCCTAGGAACTCGTCTATTCCATAACAAGAAACTGATCAGTAAATCTATTCAAAACCACCAATCCTCAACAGTTGAGCATTGGGGCACAATAATTTTGATTTTTGTGAAATTATTAGTTTACCATCagcagcaacttgtatttatagagAACGTTACAATgttctcagggactgcagcagttcgaggaggtagctcaccaccacctcttcaAGGGCAACCAATACTggtacacccacatcccataaataagaAAGGTCAGAAAATGGATGCATCAAGCCAAAGAGAttaggacaggtgatcaaaagctGTGTCAAGATTTCTTTTGAGGGTTTAGTAtttcctctcctctccctcccccccccccccccttctctacTCATGTGATTTAACCATCCATTTTCAGCTTCAGTGCTGTTGAAACAGTCCCTAGATGGCACAGGAGTGTGATGGTTTGGAATCCACTCAGCACACCATCAGGGCTGTGGCCAATAACTCCATCTCCAAAGGAAAAAAAGAGACTCagtatccctaaagtgcagaaggaggccattcagcccatcgagcctgcactgacaattccatgatgtggagatgccggcattggactggggtaagcacagtaagaagtctcacaacaccaggttaaagtccaacatgtttatttggtagcaaataccataagctttcggagcactgctccttcgtcagatggagtggatatcggcTCTCCAACAGACTGttggagagcagatatccactccatctgacgaaggagcagtgctccgaaagcttatggtatttgctaccaaataaacatgttggactttaacctggtgttgagagacttcttactgacaattccaaccaggctctatccccatttaccctactcgtccccctgacattaagggacaatttaccatagtcaatccacctaacttgcacatctctggactgtgggaggaaaccagagcacctggaggaaaacccacacagacatggggagaacaggcagcattgtggttagcactgctgcttcacagcgccagggacctggatttgattcccggcttgggtcactgtctgtgtggagtctgcatgctctccgtgtctgcatgggtttcctccagatgttccagtttcctcccagtcaagagatgtgcggattaggtgcactggccgtgctgaatgccccttagcgtcaggaggactagctagggtaaatatatggggataggacctgggtgggatagtggttggtgcagacttgatgggccaaatggcctccttctgtactataggattctatgattcaaactccacacagacagacagtgaccccaaggctggaattgaacccaggtccctgagaggtagcagtgttaaccactgtctcCTTGCCAAGTCAAATTAATGGTTGTAGTTGAATAGAAAGTGTATGCACACCATAAATCACAACATGAAGTTTTTAAGCAGCATTTGATGTGGTTTAAAAACCTTCACATCAGTTGCAAGCACTGCAGCCAACACAAGAATGTCTAAAACCTATAATTTCTCAACAAGCTGCCATTTCAAATATCAACTAAAAACTAAAAAGTCTCAAATCTTCAGCAACAGAAACATTTAAATTTTCACTTACAACTGCCTGTATAGAAAATATGACCCAAGACATGAAGGTAATTTAAATTGGATTAAAAAAAAAGACTGGGCAGATTTAGGGAGGGAGGTCAAAAAACAACAAACAATGATGGGAGGGGCTGTACGCACAGGAGGCCAGCTAAAAGCTGGTCATGAACTCGAGTCGACAAGGCTGGGGGAAATCGCATAACAAAAGGAGGACTTAAGTGTCCTGGAAGGCAGGCAAGGTTGATGAAGTCACAAGCGGGTCTCAGGAAATAAGCCGCGTTCTGTCCAAGTTGGATAAAAGGGTTGGAACAGGAAGTCATCTATTCATGACTAAAGAATGCAATTAGTTTTAAATTCTGACCCAGATTaagtgggttttttaaaaaaagaccacCCGTTTGGAACTGCTGGGACTTCTCACAATAGCTCACCTGTCCTAGGGGATTGGGGTTAGTCAGTCAGTCATTTAGAATAATTGAACCAGAGAGAATGCCTCAGGGTGAAGAACGGAGTGTTCAGGTCAGAGAGACCCAGACTATATTTGGCGTTGGGAAAAAAAACTCGATGGGATGCTTAAATGTCCATGTAGAAAATCCACTATATCCAGAATGGATTTATCAATCTGGATCCCACTTTCTAAACGCCATCCATTGTTCCTGTCTCCCATT includes the following:
- the LOC144479936 gene encoding transgelin-like — protein: MANSGPAYGLSRDIRNKIEKKYEPELEERLVEWVIAQCGASVGRPEPGRSGFQVWLKDGTVLSLLMNSLYSEDKKPIKKIQDSDKAFKQMEQVSRFLTAAEVYGVNKTDIFQTVDLWESKDMAAVQRTLMALGSIAVTRNDGHYHGDLNWFHKKAQENKRDFTDQQLAEGKNIIGLQMGSNQGASQAGMIGYGQGRQIIS